From a single Acidimicrobiales bacterium genomic region:
- a CDS encoding P1 family peptidase: MRFPIDGVRVGHWTDVEARTGCTVVLFPEGTVASGEVRGGAPATREFDLLAPGRTVDRLDALVLSGGSAFGLAAADGVMAHLEGHGVGHPTGAGPVPIVVGLSLFDLLVGDGSMRPGPEEGRAAAEAASGEVATGPVGAGTGAMVGTWRGWSRARRGGIGMAVVRRDDLVVAALVAVNAAGDVGDPATSAAIADGLFVDWPDPESGKFDARGNTTIGMVATNATLGRECCMLLAGSAHDGLARAVFPPHTRSDGDALVAAATGTLPTSDSDVDVLRAMAVAAVERAVTSAC; the protein is encoded by the coding sequence GTGAGGTTTCCGATCGACGGCGTGCGGGTGGGCCACTGGACCGATGTTGAAGCCCGGACCGGTTGCACGGTGGTGCTGTTCCCGGAAGGGACGGTGGCCTCCGGTGAGGTGCGGGGCGGGGCGCCGGCCACCCGGGAGTTCGACCTCCTGGCCCCGGGTCGTACCGTCGACCGCCTCGACGCCCTGGTGCTCTCGGGTGGTTCGGCGTTCGGTCTGGCCGCAGCCGACGGCGTGATGGCCCACCTGGAGGGCCACGGCGTGGGCCATCCGACCGGGGCCGGCCCGGTCCCCATCGTGGTCGGCCTCTCCCTGTTCGACCTGCTGGTGGGCGACGGTTCGATGCGACCGGGGCCCGAGGAGGGCCGGGCCGCCGCCGAGGCGGCCTCCGGGGAGGTGGCGACCGGTCCGGTGGGTGCGGGGACCGGCGCCATGGTGGGCACCTGGCGGGGTTGGAGCCGGGCCCGCAGGGGGGGCATCGGGATGGCCGTGGTCCGCAGGGACGACCTGGTGGTGGCGGCGCTGGTGGCCGTGAACGCCGCCGGCGACGTCGGCGACCCCGCCACCTCTGCGGCGATCGCCGATGGCCTCTTCGTCGACTGGCCTGATCCCGAGAGTGGGAAGTTCGACGCCCGGGGCAACACCACGATCGGCATGGTCGCCACCAACGCCACGCTGGGCCGGGAGTGCTGCATGCTCCTGGCTGGTTCGGCCCACGACGGCCTGGCCCGGGCCGTCTTCCCACCCCACACCCGGTCCGACGGCGACGCCTTGGTCGCCGCCGCCACCGGGACCCTGCCCACATCGGATTCCGACGTCGACGTCCTGCGGGCCATGGCGGTGGCCGCCGTGGAACGGGCGGTCACCAGCGCCTGCTGA
- a CDS encoding uracil-DNA glycosylase: protein MSTVLEAMAAEATTCTRCRLSGGRRTVVFGSGSRSAQLMFVGEGPGAREDEQGLPFVGRSGQLLDRLLAEELGMDRADCYITNVVKCRPPENRDPRPDEIAACRPYLERQLALVDPTVVVTLGNFSSKLLLETDVGITKLRGQAYRFGDPERHLVPTFHPAAALRGGGEVMARMRADLVRAKMLMEAG, encoded by the coding sequence GTGTCGACAGTCCTGGAAGCCATGGCCGCCGAGGCCACCACCTGCACCAGGTGCCGGTTGTCCGGCGGGCGCAGGACCGTCGTCTTCGGCTCCGGTTCACGCAGCGCGCAGCTGATGTTCGTGGGCGAGGGCCCCGGTGCCCGGGAGGACGAGCAGGGACTCCCGTTCGTGGGCCGGTCGGGACAGTTGCTGGACCGCCTGCTGGCCGAGGAACTTGGCATGGATCGGGCCGACTGCTACATCACCAACGTGGTCAAGTGTCGTCCACCAGAGAACCGCGATCCACGGCCCGATGAGATCGCGGCCTGTCGCCCCTACCTGGAACGGCAGTTGGCCCTCGTCGACCCGACCGTCGTAGTCACGCTGGGCAACTTCTCGTCGAAGCTGCTCCTTGAGACCGATGTCGGAATAACGAAGTTGCGGGGGCAGGCCTACCGGTTCGGGGATCCCGAACGCCACCTGGTTCCGACCTTCCACCCGGCCGCGGCGTTGCGGGGCGGTGGCGAGGTGATGGCCCGGATGCGGGCCGACCTGGTGCGGGCCAAGATGCTGATGGAGGCCGGGTGA
- the tsaE gene encoding tRNA (adenosine(37)-N6)-threonylcarbamoyltransferase complex ATPase subunit type 1 TsaE, with protein MTIGAPLLAMGTTSALQTQEVAASLAALVQAGDLLVLCGDLGAGKTAFTQGFGRALGVTTPITSPTFTLANRYEGDALTVNHLDVYRLSHIDEVRDLGLHELIDGRSVTLVEWGDAIVGALPGGYLEVRLSLGVGPDDRLLEFRIIGPDWADREEGLLRLGAGGDGC; from the coding sequence GTGACCATCGGCGCCCCCCTGCTCGCCATGGGCACGACGTCAGCTCTTCAGACCCAGGAGGTGGCGGCGTCGTTGGCCGCGCTGGTCCAGGCCGGCGACCTGCTGGTGCTCTGCGGTGACCTCGGGGCCGGCAAGACCGCCTTCACACAGGGCTTCGGTCGTGCGCTGGGCGTCACGACGCCGATTACCTCACCCACGTTCACCCTGGCCAACCGCTACGAGGGCGACGCCCTGACCGTCAACCACCTCGACGTGTACCGGCTGTCCCACATCGACGAGGTGCGGGACTTGGGCCTCCACGAGCTGATCGACGGCCGCTCGGTGACGCTGGTGGAGTGGGGCGACGCGATAGTCGGTGCGCTGCCCGGCGGCTACCTTGAGGTCCGCCTCAGCCTCGGGGTCGGGCCCGACGACCGCCTGCTGGAGTTCCGCATCATCGGCCCCGACTGGGCCGACCGTGAGGAGGGTCTGCTGAGGCTCGGCGCGGGAGGCGACGGGTGCTGA
- the tsaB gene encoding tRNA (adenosine(37)-N6)-threonylcarbamoyltransferase complex dimerization subunit type 1 TsaB → MLILGIESAGAQVGCAVGGHEGVLASAHAGRGRRHAEALAPQIDFVRRQAGIRLSEIGAVAVDIGPGLFTGLRVGIATAVAMAQGLGVPMIPVPSLDLMAFPARWSNRLIVVALDARRGELFTALFRKVPGGVQRVRDADVCTPQDLSAEIDALDEPSLFLGDGALRHADAFADLKGVEMAEQGLAYPSARYMVQLAHARAMREEFVQPWELEPVYLRQPDAEINWSTREGGA, encoded by the coding sequence GTGCTGATCCTGGGCATCGAGAGCGCCGGCGCCCAGGTGGGCTGCGCCGTGGGAGGCCACGAGGGCGTGCTGGCCTCGGCCCATGCGGGCCGTGGTCGTCGCCATGCCGAGGCGCTGGCTCCACAGATCGACTTCGTGCGACGTCAGGCCGGCATCCGGCTCTCGGAGATCGGGGCTGTGGCCGTGGACATCGGCCCCGGCCTCTTCACCGGCCTGCGGGTCGGCATCGCGACGGCCGTGGCCATGGCCCAGGGGCTTGGCGTACCGATGATCCCGGTACCCAGCTTGGACCTGATGGCCTTCCCAGCCCGCTGGTCTAACCGCCTGATCGTGGTCGCCCTGGACGCCCGTAGGGGTGAGCTCTTCACCGCCCTGTTCCGCAAGGTCCCCGGGGGCGTCCAGCGGGTCCGCGACGCCGACGTTTGCACGCCACAGGACCTGTCGGCGGAGATCGATGCCCTCGACGAGCCGAGCCTGTTCCTGGGGGACGGTGCGCTGCGCCACGCGGACGCGTTCGCCGACCTGAAGGGAGTCGAGATGGCCGAGCAGGGGCTGGCCTATCCCAGCGCCCGCTACATGGTGCAGCTGGCCCACGCCCGTGCCATGCGCGAGGAGTTTGTGCAGCCGTGGGAGCTGGAGCCGGTCTACCTCCGCCAGCCGGACGCCGAGATCAACTGGTCCACCCGTGAGGGCGGGGCGTGA